Below is a window of Ferrimicrobium sp. DNA.
CAAGATCTCCTGGCCGAGTTCCGGATGGAAGATCTCCCTGCCTCGGAACATGATGGTCACTTTGACCTTGTGTCCCTCGGCGAGGAACTTAGCAACCTGGCGCGTCTTAGTATCGAAATCTCCGACCCCGATCTTGGGACGATACTTCATCTCCTTGATCTGCGTGGCTGATGCTTTACGCTTGGACTCTTTGGTGCGCTGGGCCTGATCGAACTTGAACTTGCCATAGTCCATAATCTTGGCAACTGGAGGTCGTGCCATAGGCGCCACCTCCACAAGATCCATGTCAAGCGCGCGCGACATCGTCAGCGCCTCCTGGATTGACTTAATGCCAAGCTGATTCCCATCAGGTCCAACGAGGCGAACCTCACGGACACGAATTTGATCATTGATCCGTGCATCGGGGTCTGGTGCTGAGGCGATAGAGCTACTCCTTCCAATCTGTGAACTTCACGGCAGGCAGCATCACTCTATCCGAACCCAGCTGCTCTTCAACGAGACAGTAGGGGGGAGACAGAACTCCGCTTAGCCTTCTAGAATTACTCTAGCAGTCAGGAGCCTGCTTCCCTACCCTACCAACTCCTGCTCACCTGAGATGAAAGGGCGGTCCACCTCTCGATGTCCCAAGAGGAAGAACACATGATGCAGCTCCAACAGGAGCTGCTCAGTGCAGATCCAGCAACCATTGTGGCGAACCACGCCTACGGCCTCTTCGAGCTTGCCACTATCTACCTGGGCGCGACACCTCCGAGGCTCACCGATGCGAGCCTCGCCATCGATGCCTTCGCGGGAATACTCAGCGCCGTTGAGGATCGCCTCGGCGAGGTGGGCGAACCCCTCCAAGATGGTCTTCGACAGCTCCAAGCTGCCTTCATCCAGGTTGCCAAACTCGACCACGAGCCCACACGGACTCCTCCTCCCACTCCACCGACAGCCGAGGCTTGACTCCCCCACAGGGACCACCATCTCACTTCACCGCCGGCTACCAAGATTCGACCACACTAGAGCGCTGTGGTCGGCACTGGTCGACCCCTCAACCGTCGTCCACTCTGTTGGTGAGACGATCACGAGCATTGACTTGGTAGCGCCAAAACGCCTAATCATGTGGGTGATGAAGCGCTCGCTCGGGCCCATAGCAAACGTCCAGGTGACGGACTCACTTGTCCGCTTGTTGGTGATGTGCGTTCTTCCAAAAGAGCCTCCTCATTGGCGTGTTGTGCGACCCTGAA
It encodes the following:
- the infC gene encoding translation initiation factor IF-3 gives rise to the protein MGRSSSIASAPDPDARINDQIRVREVRLVGPDGNQLGIKSIQEALTMSRALDMDLVEVAPMARPPVAKIMDYGKFKFDQAQRTKESKRKASATQIKEMKYRPKIGVGDFDTKTRQVAKFLAEGHKVKVTIMFRGREIFHPELGQEILERVIEGVKEVGRVETFPKLDGRNMLMVLVPEKRPVPKGQSSGSHGSHSTSSHLDGVQSNGTNSNGVHSEVAPAGSGSTGSAPSDTAAKVATASDGSPSAPTTSVDVDRSSTPEAGAVPTTALVPDAKVVDDATTR